The stretch of DNA AGTCTATTCTCTATTTGCTTGTCTGACGATCCCTTCAATACGCTCGCGACATTTGACCAACAGCCGCTCGATATACCCGCCCTCTGCGAGATCCTTGTCCCACTggttgtggaggtggaTTGCGAACACGTTCCGCATTTTACTCTCGAGAATCTCGCGCCCGTTCGGGGATTCCCCCTCCCATTCTCGACCACCCCACATGCTGGGATCCGCTTCGAATGGGTCCGGGAACCGGATGTCGGTCCTGCAGTTCCGCGGGTCGGTGAAGCACCACGGAAGCACAGCGAAGGGGCGCACACCACCCGCAATCAGCGCGCGGTGGAGCTTTGCATACAGGTGCGAGCCCCAACCGAAAGACGCGGGCCTGGGGAACGGCGACGTGGCCATGATGTGGAACGCCTCGCAGAGGTACGGCGAGTGCTTGCGGAAGTGCATGACGGCACCGTTCATCTGGAAGTACGGTTTGTCTGGGTAAGCTTGGATAGATGGACTGGCTCACCATAGCAGTCCCACTGGCCGACAAACTCAGTCTCGGCGAGTGTATGCAGGTCGCGCGTGAGAAGCATGTCCATGTCCATCCAAATTCCGCCATAGTggtagaggaggaggaggcggagcgcgTCTCCGTCAACCCAGCCGCGCGCGTCGTACACGCTACCGAGCAGGCCATCGAGTTCGGtgtcgaccgcgagctcCATGAGATCGGCCTGGCGTACCTCAAAGACGTGGCCCCAGGCGTCAAGGAATGGCCGGACATATGGGCTCTGGCGGAGCGACTTGGCGCCGTTGCTCCACAGAATGAgcctggaggaggcgtggGGTTGGGACGCGAGGAATGCCTCGATGGTCGCGGCCTGGCGCACGCCGAAGTCTCGCAGGTCGGTGCGCCAGTATGTGTGGTATAGCAGGTTTTCTGCCTTTGATGGAGGCTGGACCGTGGACGCAAAGTCGTAGCATGTCATGCCTCGCCTCAGGCTTATCCCCGGACTCAGCATGTGGCTCGTCTCTCGCGTGACGTTGTAAGACGGCGACGCGTTGTCGAAACAACCCTTTAATGGCAGGATGCCGTCAAACTCGGCCGAGACCCACTTGCGCGAGTAAACGCTCATCTCAAACTGGAACTCGTAGGTTGTGAACACATAGTAGAGTGCCCAGATGATCAGGAGAATGAGAAAGAGGAGAAAAGCTGCGCGCCGTCTTCCCTGCGCAGAGCGGGGAAGGTTGAGGGGGACACCGAGGAGGCTGTTTCGCCGTCTCTTGTGTAGGGGAAGGTAACCGCCGCCGGGTTGGCGTCTGCGTTTGGGTGCAAAGGGGAGCGGTGTGGTGGGCGATATTGGGCTCGAGGCCTGCTTTCTGAGcatggcctcggcgtcggtgtcgTAGGCGGCTGAGGTGCTAGTGTTAGTTGCGGATGTGGTGGTAGGTCCATAGCAATTGTCAGCTGCCAGTCTCCAAACCTCAGGGTGGAGGCGTGGAGCGAAACCTCGTTCTTGGCAACGTTGATTGAATACCAACCCGTTTCCGCCCTTGGACCTGTCTCATGAACCATCCTCAGTCAACAACACCAATCAGCCACTGGGTCATGATGCCGGTCACTCAACCACTCTCTCCTTTGGGCCCAAGTGGGAGAACGCCAGCTAGCAGCTTGCGAGAGAGTCATCACCCATCCACACTCGAGAGCCTTGTGACAATATTGATCCGAACTTGCTGGGAGACCACCCCAACCTCAATAATCATGTCGCCCACTGGCGAGCACCAGGCACCCAGACCCCCACTCACAATGAGGTCATTATTGTTGCCATGGCACGAAAATGTCGTCGAGTATACGTGAGCATCCAGAGGTTTAAGGCAAAGGTTAGAATGATGTTTACCTGCCTCTACGTCTGAAGTCTGCGCCTGTATCATTCCGTTTCCAGCTCGCCCCTGCCGTAGTCGTTTTTGTCCTCATCCACGTCATGTCTGTCTCACTTGCGCGTGAAACCCAGTCTGCTGCAGCCTGGTCAATTTGCAGCTTTTTGCCACCTGCAATGCATATGAATACATTGTGGAAAGGTGAGTGACGTAGACAGTTGGTCTAGTTTAGGGAAGAGGCAAGGAAGCAATGACACGTGGGTTTTTTTATTGACATGTCATCGGTCACAGTCGGGGACAATCGGAGGAAGCGGATGGGATGGAATATGGTGGAACGAGTAAAGTACTGACGTGTATTGTGGCGTCATTGTTGGTTGGCTCGCGTCACAGGGGTAAAGGGACAAGGGAACGCAAGGGACTATCATTCCCCACTGTTTGGCGGAGTTGACTAGAAGACTGTTAGGGCCAAACAAGGCGGTTTCTGTTGGATGCATTGGATTCGGGTGAGATGCATGGGTTAGGGAACAAGACGCACACGCACGAGGTTCGGCTGACAGGTGCACCATTTACCAGGTTGACAGTGGACAGGGCTGACTGACAAGCTGACCACTTTTGGCTTGATACAGTAGCTGGATCTGCCACAACCCAACAAGCCAACAACCCTCCTCAGGGCCATTACATCCCGAGCATACTCCCTACCAACCAGAGTACCCACCTACCCACTAGACATACTGTGCCACCCACCCTCCAATCCGACTGGCCCTAGCCCCACAACTCGAActccacccacacccacacccacccaggccacccacccacccactcacctcgctcgctcgctcgctcgctccCTCATCAACCACCGCCTTCTTTACCTTTTGCCGCCCACTTTCTTCATCTAGTTCTTGTTTACTCTTCGCAACCAACCCATACCATGTAAGTCGTTCACCACTCCTCTTTCATCATCATCAGTCTAAACCTCGCTCACACCTAGCCACAATGCCCCAGCCCGTTCCCCCCTCTTGGAAGGTACGCGTCTAAAGTCGCGTCTGCCGTAGCCGAATGTCTTGGATGCTCCAACTTGCAGCGTACATCTCGCTGGCAAGAGCTCCCCATCCATTCGTGTTGCCACGCTTCGCACCGCACACTAGGCGGCTAACCCTTCGCTCCCGCTAACCCCCAGGACCTCGGCAAGTCCGCCTCGGACCTGCTCCAGAAGGACTACCCCATCCACGGCACCTcgctcgaggtcaagacCCTCACCCCTTCCAACGTCGCCTTCAAGGTTGCCGGCACCCGCGACTCGGCCTCCAACTCGATCACCGGTGACATTGAAGGCAAGTACACCGACTTCAAGAACGGCTTGACCGTCACCCAGGTAAGTGTCGCTCCAGTCTGATCGATTGTTGGGAGTGAGCTGTTGTGTATTCTGTTGTAGAAGGGGTCGGCGCATTGACCTGCTGGAATTTGTGTGATGGCATTGGCCCAACCTAGAGCGCCATTCGGAGGCCACTGCGTCAACACCGCGGGTTGGACTGGTATCATTTTCTCAATCCCCACAAGATCTCACACGCTAACGTGTCAGGCTTGGACCACCTCGAACCTCCTCCGCACCCAggttgagctcgagaaccagctcgccaacggcctcaagctcgacctcaacaCCACCCTCAACCCCGCAAAGTCGCAGAAGGCCGCCATCCTCACTGCCATCTACAAGCAACCCTCGGTCCACACCCGTGCCGTTGCCGACGTCTTCAAGGTTCGTTTGGTGTGCAACATCCAACCAGCGTCCAGAAACGCGGCGTCCACTGAACACGTGCTAATCCCAGGGCCCCACCTTCACTGCTGACGCCGTTGTCGGCCACGACGgcttcctcgtcggtggTGAGGCTTCGTACGACGTCTCGTCCGGCAAGCTTAACCGctacgccgccgccgttggCTACTCGGCCCCCGAGTACGCCGTGACCATCCACTCGCTCCAGCAGCTCTCGATCTACAGCGCCTCGTACTACCACAAGGTCTCgaaggacgtcgaggccggtGCCCGCGCCGTCTACGACACCAAGGCCACCACCGGCGGTGTCTCGATCGAGGTCGGCACCAAGGCGTACCTTGACAACGCTGCCTttgtcaaggccaagatcaACGACGCTGgtctccttgtcctcggctACACCCAGGCTCTCCGCCCTGGCGTCAAGGCCTCGTtcggccttgccctcgacaccgccaagctcaacgaCACCTCTGCCGGCAACGCCGCCCACAAGGTCGGCGCCTCGTTCACCTTCAACTCGTAAACACTTGTAAAACGGGGATGACGGAAGCAGGACAAGGGAATGCAGAGCGGTTGCAATTGCAGTTATGGTGGTGTCTGGTGCAGGTATAGAGTGTAGGCCCCTGATACTGGCGGGGTTTTGTTCTGACACTGCTGAGATCTGAGAGAACTCTAGAGATGGACGTGGATTGTGGATCGACGCGCCTCCATTGACAACATGTGCTCGGCTATTCCATCTTGGTGTA from Cutaneotrichosporon cavernicola HIS019 DNA, chromosome: 7b encodes:
- a CDS encoding uncharacterized protein (Glycosyltransferase sugar-binding region containing DXD motif) — translated: MTSFTSAAYDTDAEAMLRKQASSPISPTTPLPFAPKRRRQPGGGYLPLHKRRRNSLLGVPLNLPRSAQGRRRAAFLLFLILLIIWALYYVFTTYEFQFEMSVYSRKWVSAEFDGILPLKGCFDNASPSYNVTRETSHMLSPGISLRRGMTCYDFASTVQPPSKAENLLYHTYWRTDLRDFGVRQAATIEAFLASQPHASSRLILWSNGAKSLRQSPYVRPFLDAWGHVFEVRQADLMELAVDTELDGLLGSVYDARGWVDGDALRLLLLYHYGGIWMDMDMLLTRDLHTLAETEFVGQWDCYDKPYFQMNGAVMHFRKHSPYLCEAFHIMATSPFPRPASFGWGSHLYAKLHRALIAGGVRPFAVLPWCFTDPRNCRTDIRFPDPFEADPSMWGGREWEGESPNGREILESKMRNVFAIHLHNQWDKDLAEGGYIERLLVKCRERIEGIVRQANRE
- the POR1 gene encoding uncharacterized protein (Eukaryotic porin): MHGLGNKTHTHEFLFTLRNQPIPSTMPQPVPPSWKDLGKSASDLLQKDYPIHGTSLEVKTLTPSNVAFKVAGTRDSASNSITGDIEGKYTDFKNGLTVTQAWTTSNLLRTQVELENQLANGLKLDLNTTLNPAKSQKAAILTAIYKQPSVHTRAVADVFKGPTFTADAVVGHDGFLVGGEASYDVSSGKLNRYAAAVGYSAPEYAVTIHSLQQLSIYSASYYHKVSKDVEAGARAVYDTKATTGGVSIEVGTKAYLDNAAFVKAKINDAGLLVLGYTQALRPGVKASFGLALDTAKLNDTSAGNAAHKVGASFTFNS